In one Paraburkholderia megapolitana genomic region, the following are encoded:
- a CDS encoding LacI family DNA-binding transcriptional regulator has protein sequence MTTLMEVAQRAGVTPATVSNVLRQRGKVGAATRERVLEAVAALDYRPHLTARALAEGSTPTLALMVSSIANPFYPEFALAAERAARRSGRFLIVCNTNEDPVMLRAYLDQIAGTLSEGMLVMNAKVDFEVLRKTQARGTPVVLCLWERPETPPGIPCIAVDFAAAGALAAHHLLELGHRRIGAILAGGLDGVQAPRYEGFCATLKLENVAHPDSEVRFTTDSVQGGYQAAVQLLDEHPDLTAIFATNDLPALGAMHAAADRGLRIPEDISVIGITDIQLARESRPGLSTVAVPTEAAATLAVELLEALIDGKAGGNAPMQIAPVPVLVVRASTGPARRKKRRRQTAERSRGKR, from the coding sequence ATGACCACTCTGATGGAAGTCGCGCAACGCGCCGGCGTCACGCCGGCCACCGTATCGAATGTGCTGCGTCAGCGCGGCAAGGTCGGTGCGGCCACGCGCGAGCGTGTGCTTGAAGCGGTCGCGGCGCTCGACTATCGTCCGCATCTGACTGCACGCGCACTGGCGGAGGGCAGCACGCCGACGCTCGCGCTGATGGTCTCGAGCATCGCGAATCCGTTTTATCCGGAGTTCGCGCTCGCCGCCGAGCGCGCAGCGCGACGCAGCGGACGCTTCCTGATCGTGTGCAATACCAACGAAGACCCCGTCATGCTGCGTGCGTACCTCGATCAGATTGCGGGGACGTTGTCCGAAGGCATGCTCGTGATGAATGCGAAAGTCGATTTCGAAGTACTGCGCAAGACCCAGGCACGCGGCACACCGGTCGTGCTGTGTTTGTGGGAACGGCCGGAAACGCCGCCCGGTATTCCGTGTATCGCCGTCGATTTCGCCGCAGCCGGTGCGCTCGCCGCGCATCATCTGCTGGAGTTGGGGCATCGGCGGATCGGTGCGATTCTCGCCGGCGGACTAGATGGCGTGCAGGCGCCGCGCTATGAGGGTTTCTGCGCGACGTTGAAGTTAGAGAACGTCGCGCATCCCGATAGCGAAGTGCGCTTCACCACCGACTCCGTGCAAGGCGGTTATCAGGCTGCTGTGCAGTTGCTCGACGAACACCCGGACCTCACCGCAATCTTCGCAACCAACGACCTGCCAGCGCTCGGCGCAATGCATGCCGCTGCCGATCGCGGGCTGCGTATTCCTGAAGACATCTCGGTGATCGGCATCACTGATATTCAGCTGGCACGTGAATCGCGGCCGGGGTTGTCGACGGTTGCGGTGCCGACTGAAGCTGCTGCGACGCTCGCGGTTGAATTGCTGGAAGCGTTGATCGACGGCAAGGCCGGCGGTAACGCACCGATGCAGATTGCGCCGGTGCCTGTACTGGTTGTGCGCGCATCGACAGGCCCGGCGCGGCGGAAAAAACGTCGCCGTCAGACGGCAGAGCGTTCGCGCGGGAAGCGCTGA
- a CDS encoding substrate-binding domain-containing protein: MRSLVHAARCVRASRPIAAALAVLATFLVTTAANVANAEPLKGAPAPFDKGGVKVALVNYLSTGDFFQAYEAGAQKQAKALGIDLRIYEGRQDAAEQREQIQQAISLGVSAIIVNHGLPESLKDVVQRALDKGIKVVAFDVDLNNPKVPQIEQSDRDLATLLLDQAVKDNGDAFAAGYVYVAGFAPLDRRDAVWRSFKEAHPKVQEKARWGTVDNPIAQSVANQAAAAYRAHPDIRVVFAPYDEFARGAKLAADEAKLSTKIRIYSADISTADIEAIRAPGSAWVATAATNPAVVGAVSVRAAALLVAGQNPGAHIAVRPALITRDDLVKNDIHTIAELGAKFPAFRTSDAAQAAWIPVAD, from the coding sequence ATGAGATCGCTTGTTCATGCTGCGCGCTGTGTGCGTGCATCGCGGCCTATCGCCGCCGCGCTAGCCGTATTGGCCACGTTCCTTGTAACAACCGCGGCGAATGTTGCGAATGCCGAACCACTGAAAGGCGCACCTGCGCCGTTCGACAAAGGCGGCGTAAAGGTCGCACTGGTCAACTATCTGTCGACCGGCGATTTCTTCCAGGCCTATGAAGCGGGCGCGCAGAAACAGGCCAAAGCGCTCGGCATCGATCTGCGCATTTACGAAGGGCGCCAGGACGCTGCGGAGCAGCGCGAGCAGATCCAGCAGGCGATCAGCCTTGGCGTATCGGCGATCATCGTCAATCACGGTTTGCCCGAATCGCTGAAGGACGTCGTTCAGCGAGCACTCGATAAAGGTATCAAGGTCGTCGCTTTCGACGTCGATCTGAACAACCCGAAGGTGCCGCAGATCGAACAGAGCGATCGCGATCTGGCGACGCTGCTGCTCGATCAGGCGGTCAAGGACAACGGCGATGCATTCGCCGCGGGCTATGTCTATGTGGCGGGTTTCGCGCCGCTGGACCGGCGCGATGCGGTATGGCGTAGTTTCAAGGAAGCGCATCCGAAGGTGCAGGAGAAAGCGCGCTGGGGCACGGTCGACAATCCGATTGCGCAATCGGTGGCGAATCAGGCCGCGGCTGCGTATCGCGCGCACCCCGATATCCGCGTCGTGTTCGCACCGTATGACGAGTTCGCGCGCGGCGCAAAACTCGCCGCTGACGAAGCCAAACTGTCGACGAAAATCCGCATCTACAGCGCCGATATTTCAACCGCCGATATCGAAGCGATCCGCGCACCGGGTAGCGCGTGGGTTGCAACTGCGGCGACCAATCCAGCCGTGGTCGGCGCGGTATCGGTGCGGGCGGCGGCGCTGCTGGTGGCGGGGCAGAATCCGGGCGCCCACATCGCCGTGCGGCCCGCGTTGATCACTCGTGACGACCTCGTCAAGAACGACATCCACACGATCGCCGAACTCGGCGCGAAATTTCCGGCGTTCCGCACGAGCGATGCGGCGCAGGCGGCGTGGATTCCGGTGGCGGATTGA
- a CDS encoding LLM class flavin-dependent oxidoreductase produces the protein MTRQIRLNAFDMNCVGHQSPGLWAHPRDTSWRYKHLDYWTDLAKLLERGKFDGLFIADVLGIYDVYQGNGEAAIRQAAQVPVNDPVLLVSAMANVTEHLGFGVTCSLSYEHPYPFARRMSTLDHLTNGRVGWNIVTSYLDSAARNVGLPSQANHDERYALAEEYLEVCYKLWESSWEDDAVVRDAARQVFTEPSKVHPIGHRGTYFDVPGIHLCEPSPQRTPVLYQAGASKRGKDFAAQHAECIFIAAPSRTILKNFVADIRARVKSFGRDPHDVLIFNLHTVITGNTAAEAHAKHADYRRYASDEGALALMSGWTGIDLSKYGLDEPLRHIESNAVQSAVEALSSADPTRVWTVREIAKWGGIGGLGPLSVGDPREIADELQSWVDETDVDGFNLAYALTHETFSDFVDLVVPELQRRGVYKTDYAEGTLREKLHGGGARLTGLHPGASYRAAHAAHE, from the coding sequence ATGACGAGACAGATCCGCCTCAACGCGTTCGACATGAACTGCGTCGGGCACCAATCGCCGGGCTTGTGGGCGCATCCACGCGATACATCGTGGCGCTACAAACACCTCGACTACTGGACGGACCTCGCGAAGCTGCTCGAGCGCGGCAAGTTCGATGGTTTGTTTATCGCCGACGTACTCGGTATCTACGATGTGTACCAGGGCAACGGCGAGGCGGCGATTCGCCAGGCCGCGCAGGTGCCCGTCAACGATCCGGTGCTGCTCGTCTCTGCGATGGCCAACGTGACCGAGCATCTTGGCTTTGGCGTGACGTGTTCGCTGTCGTACGAACATCCTTATCCGTTCGCGCGTCGCATGTCGACACTCGACCACCTCACCAACGGACGAGTCGGCTGGAACATCGTCACGTCGTATCTGGACAGCGCGGCGCGCAACGTCGGCTTGCCGAGCCAGGCGAATCACGACGAACGCTATGCGCTTGCCGAAGAGTATCTGGAGGTTTGCTACAAGCTGTGGGAATCGTCGTGGGAAGACGATGCGGTGGTGCGCGATGCGGCACGGCAGGTGTTTACCGAGCCGTCGAAGGTGCATCCGATCGGGCATCGCGGCACCTACTTCGACGTGCCCGGCATCCACTTGTGCGAGCCGTCGCCGCAGCGCACACCGGTGCTGTATCAGGCGGGTGCGTCGAAACGCGGCAAGGACTTCGCGGCACAGCACGCGGAATGTATCTTCATAGCAGCACCGTCACGCACGATCTTGAAGAATTTCGTCGCCGATATCCGTGCACGCGTGAAGTCGTTCGGTCGCGATCCTCACGACGTATTGATTTTCAACCTGCATACGGTGATCACCGGCAACACCGCCGCCGAAGCGCACGCGAAGCACGCCGACTATCGCCGCTATGCAAGCGACGAAGGCGCGCTTGCGCTGATGTCCGGCTGGACCGGCATCGATCTGTCGAAGTACGGGCTCGACGAGCCGCTGCGGCATATCGAAAGCAATGCGGTGCAGTCGGCGGTGGAGGCATTGTCGAGCGCGGACCCGACGCGCGTGTGGACCGTGCGCGAGATTGCGAAGTGGGGCGGCATAGGCGGGCTGGGCCCGCTGTCGGTGGGCGATCCGCGCGAAATCGCCGATGAACTGCAGTCGTGGGTCGACGAGACCGATGTCGACGGTTTCAATCTTGCGTATGCGCTGACGCACGAAACGTTCAGCGATTTCGTCGATCTGGTGGTGCCGGAATTGCAGCGCCGCGGTGTCTACAAGACCGACTATGCTGAAGGCACACTGCGCGAAAAATTGCACGGCGGCGGCGCGCGGCTTACCGGACTGCATCCGGGCGCGAGCTATCGCGCGGCACATGCCGCACACGAGTGA
- a CDS encoding SfnB family sulfur acquisition oxidoreductase, whose translation MSALPDSVARGKRVATRIESDQQALDIARALAPTFAEGAAERDRERRLPFDEIEAYSASGLWGIAVPREYGGAQVSFATLAEVTAIISAADPALGQIPQNHFFMLDVLRVNGTREQQAFYFERALAGDRFGNALSERGTKTVRDYRTTLTPEGAGFRINGTKFYSTGALFAQWIPVVAKAADDTLYVAFTAADTPGLSVIDDWSSFGQRTTGSGTTVLDNVYVDAAAVVPYSTAFDARPTTVGPLGQLIHAAVDLGIARAAFADARRFVRERSRPWVDSGVERASDDPLTLELFGKLALQLDAADALLERAGRSVDVAVAQSDERTVAAASIAVAKARAATTEIALQASTRLLELAGTQATLREHNLDRHWRNARTHTLHDPVRWKYIALGNYYLNDTLPPRHGAL comes from the coding sequence ATGAGCGCATTGCCAGATTCAGTGGCGCGTGGCAAGCGCGTCGCAACGCGTATCGAGAGCGACCAGCAGGCACTCGACATTGCCCGTGCGCTCGCGCCCACGTTCGCCGAAGGTGCCGCCGAACGCGATCGCGAGCGTCGCTTGCCGTTCGATGAAATCGAAGCGTATTCGGCGAGCGGTTTGTGGGGCATCGCGGTACCGCGCGAATATGGCGGCGCGCAGGTATCGTTTGCGACACTCGCGGAGGTCACGGCGATCATCTCCGCTGCCGACCCGGCACTCGGCCAGATTCCGCAAAACCATTTCTTCATGCTCGATGTGCTGCGTGTGAACGGTACACGCGAGCAACAGGCGTTTTATTTCGAACGTGCGCTGGCGGGCGACCGCTTTGGCAACGCGTTGTCCGAACGCGGCACGAAGACAGTGCGCGACTATCGAACCACGCTGACACCGGAAGGCGCCGGTTTCCGGATCAACGGTACGAAGTTCTATTCGACCGGTGCGCTGTTTGCGCAATGGATTCCGGTGGTCGCGAAAGCGGCCGACGACACGCTGTACGTCGCCTTCACGGCAGCGGACACGCCGGGCCTGTCGGTCATCGACGACTGGTCGAGCTTCGGACAGCGCACCACGGGCAGTGGCACGACGGTACTCGATAACGTGTACGTCGATGCCGCAGCCGTGGTGCCGTACAGCACCGCATTCGATGCACGCCCGACTACGGTCGGCCCGCTCGGACAGTTGATCCATGCCGCCGTCGATCTCGGCATCGCACGTGCAGCGTTTGCCGACGCGCGGCGCTTCGTGCGCGAGCGGTCGAGACCGTGGGTCGACAGCGGGGTAGAACGCGCAAGCGACGATCCGCTCACGCTCGAACTGTTCGGCAAGCTTGCGCTGCAGCTCGATGCAGCGGATGCGCTGCTCGAACGCGCAGGCCGCAGCGTCGATGTAGCGGTCGCACAGTCCGACGAGCGTACGGTGGCGGCCGCATCGATTGCAGTGGCGAAGGCGCGCGCCGCGACAACCGAGATCGCGCTGCAAGCTTCGACAAGACTGCTCGAACTAGCCGGTACCCAGGCGACGTTGCGCGAACACAACCTCGATCGCCACTGGCGCAACGCGCGCACGCATACGCTGCACGATCCGGTGCGCTGGAAGTACATCGCGCTCGGCAATTACTATCTGAACGACACGCTGCCGCCGCGTCACGGCGCGTTGTAA
- a CDS encoding SfnB family sulfur acquisition oxidoreductase, translating to MAELDETALSQPAQADTQHTARVIADDADAIAAAHALAQRLAKEAAVRDRERRLPHEEIEWFSQSGLWAITVPKVYGGAGVSFVTLTEVVKIVAAADPSLGQLPQNHYGLVDVISLTGTDEQKRYFFGEILSGKRFGNGFSEKGTKHVLDLKTRVRRDGDDYVVDGTKFYSTGALFAHYVPVLGLDDDRKGWLAYIPKGTPGLTVIDDWSGFGQRTTASGTVVLDSVRVPASHVFPAHRVSDFPTLNGPISQIIQAAIDAGIAHAAIEDTLTFVRTRSRPWIDSGVERAADDPLTVREIGHLHIQLHAADALLERAARTLDAIAAQPEVSEDDVARASVAVGEAKVLTTEIALLASEKLFELAGTQSTLSEHNLDRHWRNARTHTLHDPVRWKYHLVGNYYLNGVKPARHPWN from the coding sequence ATGGCCGAGCTCGACGAAACGGCTTTGTCGCAACCGGCGCAAGCCGATACTCAACACACGGCGCGTGTGATTGCAGACGATGCCGACGCTATAGCAGCGGCGCACGCGCTTGCACAGCGACTCGCCAAGGAAGCAGCCGTGCGCGATCGCGAACGTCGGTTGCCGCATGAAGAAATCGAATGGTTCTCGCAATCGGGGCTGTGGGCGATCACGGTGCCGAAGGTATACGGCGGCGCAGGCGTGTCGTTCGTGACGCTGACCGAGGTCGTAAAGATCGTTGCAGCAGCCGATCCGTCGCTCGGACAGTTGCCGCAGAATCACTATGGGCTCGTCGACGTGATCTCGTTGACCGGGACCGATGAGCAGAAACGCTATTTCTTCGGCGAGATCCTGAGTGGGAAGCGCTTCGGCAACGGTTTCTCGGAGAAGGGCACGAAGCACGTGCTCGATTTGAAGACCCGCGTGCGGCGTGACGGCGACGACTATGTGGTGGACGGCACGAAGTTCTATTCGACCGGCGCGCTGTTTGCGCACTATGTACCGGTGCTCGGACTCGATGACGATCGCAAGGGTTGGCTCGCTTACATCCCGAAGGGCACGCCGGGGTTGACGGTGATCGACGACTGGTCGGGTTTCGGTCAGCGCACCACGGCAAGCGGCACGGTCGTGCTGGATAGCGTGCGTGTGCCCGCTTCGCATGTGTTTCCCGCGCATCGTGTGTCGGATTTTCCGACGCTGAATGGGCCGATTTCGCAGATCATCCAGGCCGCGATCGATGCAGGCATCGCACATGCCGCGATTGAAGACACACTGACGTTCGTGCGCACACGTTCGCGACCGTGGATCGATAGCGGAGTGGAGCGCGCAGCCGACGATCCGTTGACCGTGCGCGAGATCGGCCATCTGCACATCCAGCTTCACGCGGCCGATGCGTTGCTCGAACGCGCTGCACGTACGCTCGATGCGATTGCCGCGCAACCCGAGGTCAGCGAAGACGACGTCGCGCGCGCTTCGGTGGCGGTCGGCGAAGCGAAGGTGCTGACCACCGAGATCGCGTTGCTCGCGAGCGAGAAGCTGTTCGAACTGGCCGGCACGCAATCGACGTTGAGCGAACACAACCTCGATCGTCACTGGCGCAATGCGCGCACGCATACGCTGCACGACCCGGTGCGCTGGAAGTATCACCTCGTCGGCAACTACTATCTGAACGGCGTCAAACCGGCGCGTCATCCGTGGAATTGA
- a CDS encoding sugar ABC transporter substrate-binding protein — translation MTRSHIPLASLAAAALFVFFTAVVPHAAQAQGNDAAIPSLKGKRIGITVAGTDHYWDLKAYQGAVDEVKRLGGTPIALDAVRNDNRQIAQIQTLIAQKPDAIVEQLGTASVLEPWLQKIRQAGIPLFTIDTASPSSLNVTTSDNFFIGEQLALKLVNDIHGEGNILVFNGFYGVPVCAIRYDQLKEVLKFYPKVHILQPELRDVIPNTVQSAYAQVSQLLGKYPKGQIAAIWAAWDVPQVGATQAVDAAGRSEIKTYAVDGSPDVVTLVKDPKSSAAAVVAQQPALIGKTAIDNVARYLAGDHTLAPYTYVPSLLVTKDNAGTAQQTLGQLGAK, via the coding sequence ATGACACGCTCGCACATTCCCCTTGCCTCGCTTGCTGCTGCCGCTTTGTTTGTTTTTTTCACCGCCGTCGTACCGCATGCCGCCCAGGCGCAAGGCAACGATGCTGCGATCCCCTCGCTCAAAGGAAAACGCATCGGCATCACCGTGGCCGGCACCGATCACTACTGGGACCTGAAGGCATATCAAGGCGCAGTGGATGAAGTGAAACGCCTCGGCGGCACCCCGATCGCACTCGACGCAGTCCGCAACGACAACCGGCAGATCGCGCAGATCCAGACGCTGATCGCACAGAAGCCCGATGCGATCGTCGAGCAACTCGGCACCGCGTCGGTACTCGAACCGTGGCTGCAAAAAATCCGCCAAGCCGGCATCCCGCTCTTCACGATCGATACCGCATCGCCGTCGAGCCTGAACGTCACGACCTCCGACAATTTCTTTATCGGCGAGCAGCTCGCGCTGAAGCTCGTCAACGACATTCACGGCGAGGGCAATATTCTTGTCTTCAACGGTTTCTATGGCGTGCCGGTCTGTGCGATCCGCTATGACCAGTTGAAGGAAGTGCTGAAGTTCTACCCGAAGGTGCATATCCTCCAGCCCGAACTGCGCGATGTGATTCCGAACACCGTGCAGAGCGCCTATGCGCAGGTGAGCCAGTTGCTTGGCAAATACCCGAAAGGACAGATCGCCGCGATCTGGGCTGCCTGGGACGTGCCGCAGGTCGGCGCGACGCAGGCCGTGGACGCCGCCGGTCGCAGCGAGATCAAAACCTATGCGGTGGACGGTAGTCCCGATGTCGTGACGCTTGTCAAAGATCCGAAGTCGAGCGCGGCGGCAGTCGTCGCGCAGCAACCGGCGCTGATCGGCAAGACCGCCATCGATAACGTCGCACGCTATCTTGCCGGCGACCATACGCTCGCGCCGTACACGTATGTACCATCGCTGCTCGTCACCAAGGACAACGCGGGCACCGCGCAGCAGACGCTTGGTCAGCTTGGCGCGAAGTAA
- a CDS encoding sugar ABC transporter ATP-binding protein: MSKTRHPPALALHDIVKHFDGVPALRGASLEVARGTVHGLIGQNGAGKSTLIKILAGIHTADSGTLSIDGIEQPAATTHRDRHAALGFIHQERLLPPTFTVAEALLLGDERAVGPRAAGTLRLLAPRRMQRDARAALLAHFGVEIDPRRLIGDLSVAEQQIVQITRALMREPRILVFDEPTAALVSREVDRLLDTIRRLRERGLTILYVSHYLNEIAAVCDRVTVLRDGVDVEHVDARTTPADALVAAMIGTQPSARAATATRPPGDVVLRVRGLAAPQRFDDVSFDLRRGEIVGVTGLLGSGGKNVVRSLFGLERGVRGSIEIDGREVRLRRPLDAVRAGIAFVPEDRRAHGVAPALSVRENTTLASLARFSRFGWLARRRETQAVQQLIETLAVRAPGIEAPVRTLSGGNQQKVALAKWLSRGSTRASVVYLLDEPTVGVDVGAKAEIYRLLDRLAREGAAVLLFSSDLLELLDITDRVLVMARGRLVRELVSRETDSRQVLAWAAGARTTSTDEELAA; this comes from the coding sequence ATGAGCAAGACGCGTCACCCGCCCGCGCTCGCCCTGCACGACATCGTCAAACACTTCGACGGTGTGCCGGCGCTGCGCGGTGCATCGCTCGAGGTCGCGCGCGGTACCGTGCACGGACTGATCGGCCAGAACGGCGCGGGCAAGTCGACGCTGATCAAGATTCTGGCGGGCATCCACACAGCGGATTCGGGCACGCTATCTATCGACGGTATCGAGCAACCGGCGGCGACGACGCATCGCGATCGTCACGCGGCGCTCGGTTTCATTCATCAGGAGCGTCTGCTTCCGCCGACCTTCACGGTCGCCGAAGCACTACTGCTCGGTGACGAACGCGCTGTCGGGCCGCGTGCCGCCGGTACACTGCGCCTGCTCGCGCCGCGTCGCATGCAGCGCGATGCGCGTGCTGCGCTGCTTGCACACTTCGGCGTCGAAATCGATCCGCGCCGGCTGATCGGCGACCTGAGCGTCGCGGAACAGCAGATCGTACAGATCACACGTGCACTGATGCGCGAGCCGCGCATTCTGGTTTTCGACGAACCGACCGCGGCGCTGGTCAGTCGTGAAGTCGACCGGTTGCTCGACACGATTCGCCGTCTGCGCGAGCGCGGCCTGACGATCCTGTACGTCTCGCACTATCTGAACGAGATCGCCGCAGTCTGCGATCGCGTCACCGTGCTGCGCGATGGTGTCGATGTCGAGCACGTCGACGCACGCACCACACCGGCCGATGCACTGGTCGCCGCGATGATCGGTACGCAGCCCTCAGCGCGTGCTGCCACCGCCACGCGTCCGCCCGGCGATGTCGTGCTGCGCGTACGCGGTCTCGCCGCACCGCAACGCTTCGACGACGTGTCATTCGACCTGCGCCGCGGCGAGATAGTCGGCGTGACGGGTTTGCTCGGTTCCGGCGGCAAGAACGTCGTACGCAGCCTGTTCGGTCTGGAACGCGGTGTGCGCGGCAGTATCGAGATCGACGGTCGCGAGGTGCGGCTGCGACGGCCACTCGATGCGGTACGTGCGGGCATCGCATTCGTTCCGGAAGATCGCCGCGCGCATGGCGTCGCACCGGCGCTGTCAGTGCGCGAAAACACGACACTTGCGAGTCTCGCGCGATTTAGCCGCTTCGGTTGGCTCGCACGGCGTCGTGAGACGCAAGCGGTGCAGCAACTGATCGAAACGCTTGCAGTGCGCGCGCCAGGCATCGAGGCGCCGGTACGCACGCTGTCGGGCGGCAACCAGCAGAAGGTCGCGCTGGCAAAGTGGCTCAGTCGCGGCTCGACGCGTGCGTCCGTCGTCTATCTGCTCGACGAGCCGACGGTTGGCGTCGACGTCGGTGCGAAGGCGGAGATCTACCGGCTGCTAGATCGGCTGGCACGCGAAGGTGCTGCGGTCCTGCTGTTTTCCAGCGATCTGCTCGAACTACTCGATATCACCGACCGCGTGCTCGTGATGGCGCGCGGCCGGCTCGTCCGCGAACTGGTCTCGCGCGAGACCGACAGCCGCCAGGTGCTCGCATGGGCCGCGGGTGCACGAACTACATCGACTGACGAGGAGCTTGCCGCATGA
- a CDS encoding ABC transporter permease, translating into MSKVLDAAGTRERLPASSIRFGDPQWWLRSGAALAFAAVFAGFALSSPLFLTLANLANVFQQSAVVGILALGLTVVLIGGGADPIRGGLDLSMAANLGLCAAVYAVALRDGASPVVALLLTFVAGASVGALNAFAVVVLRIYPLLATLTTMNLCAGFELVLTQNTSVPAASPLLAFLLDNGPFDIPVVAYALVVVSAAFTVLIHYTPFGLRLHATGAHRDAARAAGLRTNGYLAGSYVLGGLAAALAALVSSSLLSGSAPGAGENLLAVVAAALLGAVFSRRLVPTIPGTLLAVLFIGMIGNGFQLDNVSSYWVNGVEGALILFVVATTAFVRRRHAGSDAHD; encoded by the coding sequence ATGAGCAAGGTACTCGATGCCGCGGGTACGCGCGAACGTTTGCCCGCATCCTCGATCCGTTTCGGCGATCCGCAATGGTGGTTGCGCAGCGGCGCGGCGCTCGCGTTCGCCGCGGTGTTCGCCGGTTTCGCACTAAGTTCGCCGCTGTTTCTAACGCTCGCCAATCTGGCCAATGTGTTCCAGCAGTCGGCCGTGGTCGGAATACTCGCGCTTGGCTTGACAGTCGTGCTGATCGGCGGTGGAGCGGACCCGATCCGCGGTGGGCTCGATCTGTCGATGGCAGCCAATCTTGGTTTGTGTGCCGCGGTCTATGCGGTCGCGCTGCGCGACGGTGCGAGTCCCGTTGTGGCGTTGCTGCTCACATTCGTCGCCGGCGCAAGCGTCGGCGCGCTCAATGCGTTCGCGGTGGTGGTGCTGCGGATCTACCCGCTGCTCGCCACGCTAACCACGATGAATCTCTGTGCCGGCTTCGAGCTGGTGTTGACGCAGAACACGTCGGTACCGGCGGCAAGCCCGTTGCTTGCGTTCCTGCTCGACAACGGGCCGTTCGATATTCCGGTCGTGGCTTACGCGCTCGTAGTCGTCTCGGCAGCGTTCACGGTGTTGATTCACTACACACCGTTCGGCCTGCGACTGCATGCAACCGGTGCTCATCGCGACGCTGCGCGCGCCGCTGGCCTGCGTACAAACGGTTACCTCGCGGGCAGCTATGTACTGGGCGGTCTCGCAGCGGCGCTCGCCGCCCTGGTTTCATCGTCGCTGCTGAGCGGTAGCGCACCCGGTGCCGGCGAGAACCTGCTTGCGGTCGTAGCCGCAGCGTTGCTCGGTGCGGTGTTCTCGCGGCGGCTCGTGCCGACCATTCCCGGCACGTTGCTGGCGGTCCTGTTCATCGGCATGATCGGCAACGGCTTTCAACTCGACAATGTGTCGAGCTATTGGGTCAACGGTGTCGAAGGCGCGCTGATCCTGTTCGTCGTCGCCACCACTGCGTTCGTGCGGCGGCGTCATGCCGGGAGCGATGCTCATGATTGA
- a CDS encoding ABC transporter permease yields MIDTLARLQRFALVGALAVVIVFFAIYAPGFARVDNFADVLLNNFALLAIAALGMTLALSLGAIDLSLGTSIDIASLVFVLLSAHHVSVLPAALGGLGAALLVGAFNGVLIARLGIAPFLATLGTLFIGQTAQQLATDGGQPIYLLNVALPPLFSALAHGTFAGLPVPLWIVIVLALAVHVTLAHSVFGRQIAALGAQPGVARYSGLPVAALGGAIFVASALIYGVVGLLLSSTVKAYVPQAGNAYLLNAIGATFIGTTLSPTRRPGVAGTLLGVLLLSLVANGLLLIGWNFYWQQVATGALIFAVLAVSFAQRHGRYA; encoded by the coding sequence ATGATTGACACACTCGCCCGTCTGCAGCGCTTCGCGCTGGTCGGCGCACTCGCCGTCGTGATCGTCTTCTTCGCGATCTATGCGCCCGGTTTCGCGCGTGTCGACAACTTCGCCGATGTGCTGCTGAACAATTTCGCGCTGCTCGCCATCGCCGCGCTCGGCATGACGCTCGCGCTGTCGCTCGGCGCGATCGATCTGTCGCTCGGCACGTCTATCGATATCGCGAGCCTGGTATTCGTGCTGCTCAGCGCGCATCACGTCAGCGTGCTGCCGGCTGCGCTCGGTGGCCTCGGCGCGGCGCTGCTGGTCGGCGCGTTCAACGGTGTGCTGATCGCACGGCTTGGTATCGCGCCGTTTCTCGCGACGCTCGGTACGCTGTTCATCGGGCAGACTGCGCAGCAACTGGCCACCGATGGCGGCCAGCCCATCTATCTGCTGAACGTCGCGCTGCCGCCGCTGTTCAGTGCGCTCGCGCACGGCACGTTCGCCGGTCTGCCGGTGCCGCTGTGGATCGTGATCGTCCTCGCACTCGCCGTGCATGTCACGCTCGCGCATTCGGTGTTCGGCCGGCAGATCGCTGCACTCGGTGCACAGCCGGGTGTCGCGCGCTATTCCGGCTTGCCGGTAGCGGCCCTCGGTGGCGCGATCTTTGTCGCGAGTGCGTTGATCTATGGTGTGGTTGGGTTGTTGCTGTCATCGACCGTGAAGGCGTATGTGCCGCAAGCGGGCAACGCGTACCTGCTGAACGCGATCGGTGCGACGTTCATCGGGACGACGCTGTCGCCGACGCGTCGTCCCGGTGTGGCGGGTACGTTACTCGGCGTGTTGCTGCTGAGCCTCGTTGCAAATGGGCTACTGCTGATTGGCTGGAATTTCTACTGGCAGCAGGTGGCTACCGGTGCGTTGATTTTCGCGGTGCTTGCAGTGAGTTTTGCGCAGCGGCATGGGCGGTACGCATGA